A window from Phalacrocorax aristotelis chromosome 5, bGulAri2.1, whole genome shotgun sequence encodes these proteins:
- the ASIC4 gene encoding acid-sensing ion channel 4 isoform X1, with protein sequence MPIEIVCKIKFAEEDEKQKEKEEGDKESLIEEPARPRSRDLATFASASTLHGLGHICRSGQLGVRQTLWAFAFLASLAFFLYQAAKSALLYLEHPHVMALDEEAIREMVFPAITICNINRYRHSALTDADIFHLANMTGLPPKDRDGHKATDLLYPDPDMADIVNRTGHQLDDMLKSCNFSGENCSSRDFTVVYTRYGKCYTFNGDRRNPRVTRQGGMGNGLEIMLDIQQEEYLPIWKETNETSFEAGIRVQIHSQDEPPYIHQLGFGVSPGFQTFVSCQEQRLTYLPQPWGNCRASMQGEQMLPGYDTYSIAACRLQCEKEAVVRTCHCRMVHMPGNESICSPNVYIECADHTLDAAVEDSQERCSCPTPCNLTRYGKEISMVRIPNKGSARYLARKYNKNETYIRENFLVLDIFFEALNYETIEQKKAYDLAGLLGDIGGQMGLFIGASILTVLEILDYVYEVIRDRVSRVLRRSKPPLKKPSGSIATLGLEELKDQSPCETLGRHVEGAYNAGILPNHHHRHHYPHQGVFEDFAC encoded by the exons ATGCCGATTGAGATTGTGTGTAAAATCAAATTTGCCGAGGAGGATgagaagcagaaggagaaagaagaagggGATAAGGAGAGCCTGATTGAGGAGcctgcccggccccgctcccgggaCCTGGCCACCTTTGCCAGCGCCAGCACGCTGCACGGCCTGGGACACATCTGCCGGTCCGGGCAGCTGGGCGTGCGCCAGACCCTCTGGGCATTCGCCTTCCTGGCCTCGCTCGCCTTCTTCCTCTACCAGGCGGCCAAGTCGGCGCTGCTCTACCTGGAGCATCCCCACGTCATGGCCCTGGACGAGGAGGCCATCCGTGAGATGGTTTTCCCTGCCATCACCATCTGCAACATCAACCGCTACCGCCACTCGGCGCTCACTGATGCTGACATCTTCCACTTGGCCAACATGACCGGGCTGCCCCCCAAGGACCGGGACGGCCACAAGGCCACGGACCTGCTCTACCCTGACCCTGACATGGCTGACATTGTCAACCGCACCGGCCACCAGCTCGACGACATGCTCAAGAGCTGCAACTTCAGCGGTGAAAACTGCTCCTCCCGCGATTTCACTGTG GTCTACACACGCTACGGTAAGTGCTACACCTTCAATGGGGACCGGAGGAACCCGCGAGTGACCCGCCAGGGCGGCATGGGTAATGGGCTGGAGATCATGCTGGACATCCAGCAGGAAGAGTACCTGCCCATCTGGAAAGAGACCA ACGAGACATCATTCGAAGCTGGCATCCGGGTCCAGATCCACAGCCAGGATGAGCCGCCCTACATCCATCAGCTGGGCTTCGGTGTCTCGCCCGGCTTCCAGACCTTCGtgtcctgccaggagcagcgG CTCACCTACCTGCCGCAGCCATGGGGGAACTGCCGGGCCAGCATGCAGGGGGAGCAGATGCTGCCCGGCTACGACACCTACAGCATCGCTGCCTGCCGCCTGCAGTGCGAGAAGGAGGCTGTGGTGCGAACCTGCCACTGCCGCATGGTCCACATGCCAG GCAATGAGTCCATCTGCTCCCCCAACGTGTACATCGAGTGTGCTGACCACACGCTGG ATGCGGCAGTGGAGGACAGCCAAGAGCGCTGCAGTTGCCCCACACCGTGCAACCTAACACGCTATGGCAAGGAGATCTCCATGGTGCGCATCCCCAACAAGGGCTCAGCGCGCTACCTCGCCCGCAAGTACAACAAGAACGAGACCTACATTCG GGAGAACTTCCTGGTGCTGGACATCTTCTTTGAGGCGCTCAACTATGAGACCATTGAGCAGAAGAAAGCCTACGACCTTGCCGGGCTTCTCG gggaCATCGGTGGACAGATGGGCCTGTTCATCGGTGCCAGCATCCTCACCGTCCTGGAGATCCTGGACTATGTCTACGAG GTGATCCGGGACAGGGTGAGCCGAGTACTGCGCCGCTCTAAACCACCCCTGAAGAAGCCCTCAGGCAGCATTGCCACGCTGGGACTGGAGGAGCTCAAGGACCAG AGCCCCTGCGAGACGCTGGGCCGGCACGTGGAAGGCGCCTACAATGCAGGCATCCTGCccaaccaccaccaccgccaccACTACCCTCACCAGGGCGTCTTCGAGGACTTCGCCTGCTAG
- the ASIC4 gene encoding acid-sensing ion channel 4 isoform X2, with translation MPIEIVCKIKFAEEDEKQKEKEEGDKESLIEEPARPRSRDLATFASASTLHGLGHICRSGQLGVRQTLWAFAFLASLAFFLYQAAKSALLYLEHPHVMALDEEAIREMVFPAITICNINRYRHSALTDADIFHLANMTGLPPKDRDGHKATDLLYPDPDMADIVNRTGHQLDDMLKSCNFSGENCSSRDFTVVYTRYGKCYTFNGDRRNPRVTRQGGMGNGLEIMLDIQQEEYLPIWKETNETSFEAGIRVQIHSQDEPPYIHQLGFGVSPGFQTFVSCQEQRLTYLPQPWGNCRASMQGEQMLPGYDTYSIAACRLQCEKEAVVRTCHCRMVHMPGNESICSPNVYIECADHTLDAAVEDSQERCSCPTPCNLTRYGKEISMVRIPNKGSARYLARKYNKNETYIRENFLVLDIFFEALNYETIEQKKAYDLAGLLGDIGGQMGLFIGASILTVLEILDYVYESPCETLGRHVEGAYNAGILPNHHHRHHYPHQGVFEDFAC, from the exons ATGCCGATTGAGATTGTGTGTAAAATCAAATTTGCCGAGGAGGATgagaagcagaaggagaaagaagaagggGATAAGGAGAGCCTGATTGAGGAGcctgcccggccccgctcccgggaCCTGGCCACCTTTGCCAGCGCCAGCACGCTGCACGGCCTGGGACACATCTGCCGGTCCGGGCAGCTGGGCGTGCGCCAGACCCTCTGGGCATTCGCCTTCCTGGCCTCGCTCGCCTTCTTCCTCTACCAGGCGGCCAAGTCGGCGCTGCTCTACCTGGAGCATCCCCACGTCATGGCCCTGGACGAGGAGGCCATCCGTGAGATGGTTTTCCCTGCCATCACCATCTGCAACATCAACCGCTACCGCCACTCGGCGCTCACTGATGCTGACATCTTCCACTTGGCCAACATGACCGGGCTGCCCCCCAAGGACCGGGACGGCCACAAGGCCACGGACCTGCTCTACCCTGACCCTGACATGGCTGACATTGTCAACCGCACCGGCCACCAGCTCGACGACATGCTCAAGAGCTGCAACTTCAGCGGTGAAAACTGCTCCTCCCGCGATTTCACTGTG GTCTACACACGCTACGGTAAGTGCTACACCTTCAATGGGGACCGGAGGAACCCGCGAGTGACCCGCCAGGGCGGCATGGGTAATGGGCTGGAGATCATGCTGGACATCCAGCAGGAAGAGTACCTGCCCATCTGGAAAGAGACCA ACGAGACATCATTCGAAGCTGGCATCCGGGTCCAGATCCACAGCCAGGATGAGCCGCCCTACATCCATCAGCTGGGCTTCGGTGTCTCGCCCGGCTTCCAGACCTTCGtgtcctgccaggagcagcgG CTCACCTACCTGCCGCAGCCATGGGGGAACTGCCGGGCCAGCATGCAGGGGGAGCAGATGCTGCCCGGCTACGACACCTACAGCATCGCTGCCTGCCGCCTGCAGTGCGAGAAGGAGGCTGTGGTGCGAACCTGCCACTGCCGCATGGTCCACATGCCAG GCAATGAGTCCATCTGCTCCCCCAACGTGTACATCGAGTGTGCTGACCACACGCTGG ATGCGGCAGTGGAGGACAGCCAAGAGCGCTGCAGTTGCCCCACACCGTGCAACCTAACACGCTATGGCAAGGAGATCTCCATGGTGCGCATCCCCAACAAGGGCTCAGCGCGCTACCTCGCCCGCAAGTACAACAAGAACGAGACCTACATTCG GGAGAACTTCCTGGTGCTGGACATCTTCTTTGAGGCGCTCAACTATGAGACCATTGAGCAGAAGAAAGCCTACGACCTTGCCGGGCTTCTCG gggaCATCGGTGGACAGATGGGCCTGTTCATCGGTGCCAGCATCCTCACCGTCCTGGAGATCCTGGACTATGTCTACGAG AGCCCCTGCGAGACGCTGGGCCGGCACGTGGAAGGCGCCTACAATGCAGGCATCCTGCccaaccaccaccaccgccaccACTACCCTCACCAGGGCGTCTTCGAGGACTTCGCCTGCTAG